The proteins below are encoded in one region of Sideroxydans lithotrophicus ES-1:
- a CDS encoding HD-GYP domain-containing protein, which produces MNEPHPLAENQLDDSHYLRSVTQLGDTRRIVANRDIHSTSGMKLISAGMKIDSSLYDRLLQHKLVPPLDDSLSTEDTVTGASLAGKAMQMMKEDKQLESIQSTRQDGLTLPHIFKKVTLHPAIAFKLTVMRETNSELYQHSIYVALVGSYIGVKLQLHQNQLRELATATLLHDIGMLHLDPAILARDYKMSESERRHLYVHTVTGAMILKAYPEYTQKVVDAVLQHHEHLDGSGYPRGLKNKEISLLGQITAIAEIVASQNTGSIAGYGGSKLETILKLNMRRYGGDLVRHLRVFYQDEVEAPPCSDMDKLMAQEKTSKISAIFSSWENNKGKFDAKDPVSVLANERMLNLKMEVIDAGLNPTGDNNDLFGLQDDLAACFDARILLDETLWQLRNILLEIKRRVPSVDGESSAQAPASLNAWVKEVEALL; this is translated from the coding sequence ATGAATGAACCACATCCGCTCGCCGAGAACCAACTGGACGACTCACACTACCTGCGTAGCGTGACTCAACTGGGGGATACCCGCCGCATCGTCGCCAACCGCGACATTCATTCCACTTCGGGGATGAAGCTCATCAGTGCAGGCATGAAGATCGACAGCTCGCTATACGACCGCCTGCTGCAGCATAAACTCGTCCCGCCGCTGGATGACAGCCTGTCAACCGAGGACACGGTCACCGGCGCGAGCCTGGCGGGAAAAGCCATGCAGATGATGAAGGAAGACAAACAGCTGGAATCGATCCAGTCCACCCGGCAGGATGGACTGACGTTGCCGCATATTTTCAAAAAAGTAACGCTCCACCCCGCTATCGCGTTCAAGTTGACGGTCATGCGCGAAACGAACAGCGAGCTTTACCAGCACAGTATTTATGTAGCGCTTGTTGGATCATACATCGGGGTAAAGTTGCAGTTGCACCAGAACCAGCTGAGAGAACTTGCTACCGCCACATTGCTGCATGATATCGGCATGCTGCACCTGGACCCGGCGATATTGGCACGGGATTACAAAATGTCGGAGAGCGAAAGACGCCATCTCTATGTACATACCGTGACAGGCGCGATGATCCTGAAAGCCTATCCGGAATACACGCAAAAAGTGGTGGATGCGGTTCTGCAGCATCACGAGCACCTGGATGGAAGCGGCTATCCGCGTGGACTAAAGAACAAAGAGATCAGCCTGCTCGGCCAGATCACCGCGATCGCCGAGATCGTCGCCAGTCAGAACACTGGCAGCATTGCGGGATACGGTGGTTCAAAACTCGAGACGATACTCAAGCTGAACATGCGCCGTTATGGCGGCGATCTTGTCCGCCACCTCAGGGTGTTCTATCAAGATGAAGTTGAGGCACCTCCTTGCTCGGACATGGACAAATTGATGGCACAGGAGAAGACGTCGAAGATATCGGCCATATTCTCGTCATGGGAAAACAACAAGGGCAAATTCGATGCAAAAGACCCTGTCTCAGTTTTGGCCAACGAACGCATGCTGAACCTGAAGATGGAAGTCATCGATGCCGGCTTGAATCCCACCGGGGACAATAACGATCTGTTCGGTTTACAAGACGACCTGGCAGCATGCTTCGATGCAAGGATATTGCTGGATGAAACATTGTGGCAGCTTCGCAATATCCTGCTGGAGATCAAACGCCGCGTGCCATCGGTCGATGGAGAAAGCTCGGCGCAAGCCCCTGCCTCATTGAATGCGTGGGTCAAAGAAGTCGAAGCCCTGTTGTGA
- a CDS encoding sensor domain-containing diguanylate cyclase: protein MTDNSDISQDTSASRVRQLMPYLLLAIAYVISGKLGLMLALPPGYASPIFPPAGIAIAAALIGGRKTLPWIFAGAFLLNLWVGYADGHVINPLELMAAIAIATASMLQAAIGGWALRRAIGYPAALDHGIEVLRFLTLAPVMCLTSATLSIGSLWALGSIKTAGIGANWVSWWVGDTLGLIVMLPIVMTVAGQPHELWRGRMRTVALPMLLVFAIFIAAFLKINRWEYDNSLSDFRQLSQQASSLLSNRLEEQGALLDETTGLFLHDAHGHVTREEFHRFVQRTLQRFPMIQALEWVPRVNAAQRNSFEAKQRNDLPGFEIRERDADGELVRAGKRNTYYPVTYVEPLAGNQPAVGFDLASNSIRQAALLTALKNGSIVTTESIHLVQDAQPQAGILILSAIDPHDQASGFVVIVLRMDDFMSALLSSTRHLVYTRLIDVDEKKVLYDDFTPESSGILEQRAFTFGTRHYQLETSPTPAYLKAHRGWQSFVVLTFGLLGTGLIGALLLLGSGYTAHIEAQVRERTRKLKESESRFHFILENSPIAIRITANDSGKVVFANSSYAALINATRDRVISVDPRQYYFDPQEYDEILDRINKGERISSQLVKLRIPNGHSDSKWALASYLPIEFEQRPGVLGWFYDITVRKQLEDEREEALDRLKKISSRVPGMVYQFLMRPDGSSCFPFSSEAIREIYRVSPDEVRDDASKVFAILHPDDYDGIVESIQSSARNLTVWHHEYRVRFEDGTERWLLGNATPQREEDGSTLWHGFITDVTERKRTEQQVQRLVREQKAMLENDLIGIVKVKNRIIEWANPSFEKMMGYGIGEVYGTSTRQYFVSEGAYHSLGAEAYPVLNMGGIYRTQIEQQRKDGSAIWVDMSGTMLDAATGNSLWAFVDITERKLAEDQIHHLAFYDALTQLPNRRLFYDRLEQSMAAGKRSGKFAAILMLDLDNFKVLNDTHGHIAGDLLLAEVATRLKRCVRAMDTISRFGGDEFVILLNELDSDETESIAQARHVAEKIRASLAEPYRLVVKNDSNADRLIQHHSTASIGVKVFLNHEENREQLLRRADVAMYQAKDAGRNRIHIYGSGG from the coding sequence ATGACAGATAACAGCGACATCTCCCAGGACACTTCCGCCAGCCGCGTGCGACAGTTGATGCCGTATCTGCTGCTAGCCATCGCCTATGTGATCAGCGGCAAGCTGGGATTGATGCTGGCGCTGCCTCCCGGCTATGCCTCGCCGATATTCCCGCCTGCCGGGATCGCGATCGCTGCGGCACTGATCGGCGGCAGAAAGACATTACCATGGATCTTCGCCGGCGCTTTCCTGCTCAATCTCTGGGTTGGCTATGCGGACGGCCACGTGATCAACCCGCTGGAACTCATGGCGGCGATCGCCATCGCAACCGCCTCGATGCTGCAGGCAGCCATCGGTGGATGGGCTTTACGGCGCGCTATCGGCTACCCGGCAGCGCTTGACCACGGCATCGAAGTGTTGCGCTTCCTGACACTGGCGCCGGTAATGTGCCTGACCAGCGCAACGCTTTCGATCGGCAGCCTGTGGGCTCTCGGCAGTATAAAAACCGCCGGCATTGGTGCCAACTGGGTCTCTTGGTGGGTCGGCGACACGCTTGGCTTGATCGTGATGCTGCCCATCGTCATGACGGTCGCCGGCCAACCGCATGAACTTTGGCGCGGCCGCATGCGCACCGTCGCACTGCCCATGCTGCTGGTGTTTGCCATCTTTATCGCGGCATTCCTCAAGATCAACCGCTGGGAATATGACAACTCGCTTTCCGATTTCAGACAGCTTTCGCAACAGGCATCCAGTCTGCTTAGCAACAGACTGGAAGAACAGGGAGCTCTGCTTGACGAGACCACCGGGCTGTTTCTTCACGATGCACACGGCCATGTGACGCGGGAAGAGTTTCACCGCTTCGTTCAAAGAACCCTGCAGCGTTTCCCGATGATCCAGGCGCTGGAATGGGTTCCGCGGGTAAATGCCGCGCAGCGAAACAGTTTTGAAGCAAAACAGCGCAACGATCTGCCGGGATTCGAGATCCGCGAACGCGATGCCGACGGAGAATTGGTGCGTGCAGGTAAACGCAACACATACTACCCGGTAACCTATGTCGAGCCATTGGCGGGCAACCAGCCTGCAGTGGGATTCGATCTCGCCTCGAATTCGATACGGCAAGCAGCGTTGCTCACAGCACTGAAGAACGGAAGCATAGTCACAACCGAGTCCATACATCTGGTACAAGATGCCCAGCCTCAGGCAGGCATATTGATCCTTTCAGCCATCGACCCGCATGACCAGGCATCCGGCTTCGTCGTGATCGTTCTGCGCATGGATGACTTCATGAGCGCATTGCTGTCGAGTACGCGCCACCTGGTCTACACGCGGCTCATCGACGTGGATGAAAAGAAGGTGCTCTATGACGATTTCACTCCGGAATCCAGCGGCATCCTGGAGCAGCGGGCTTTCACGTTTGGGACCCGGCATTATCAGCTGGAAACTTCCCCGACGCCTGCCTACCTGAAAGCGCACCGGGGCTGGCAGAGTTTCGTCGTGCTGACTTTCGGCTTGTTGGGTACGGGATTGATCGGCGCGTTGCTGTTGCTAGGCTCGGGCTATACCGCGCACATCGAGGCACAGGTCAGAGAGCGGACCAGGAAACTCAAGGAAAGCGAATCGCGTTTTCATTTCATCCTGGAGAACAGCCCCATCGCCATTCGCATCACGGCAAACGATTCCGGCAAAGTGGTCTTCGCCAATTCCAGTTATGCTGCATTGATCAACGCTACACGCGACAGGGTGATCAGCGTCGATCCAAGACAGTATTACTTCGATCCACAGGAATACGACGAGATACTCGACCGGATCAACAAGGGAGAGCGGATCAGCAGCCAGCTGGTCAAACTGCGCATACCCAATGGCCATTCGGACAGCAAATGGGCACTGGCATCCTACCTGCCGATCGAGTTCGAACAAAGGCCGGGCGTGCTGGGCTGGTTCTATGACATCACCGTGCGCAAGCAACTGGAGGACGAGCGCGAGGAAGCGCTGGACCGGCTGAAAAAGATCTCCAGCCGGGTACCCGGCATGGTCTACCAGTTCCTGATGCGCCCCGACGGAAGCTCCTGCTTCCCGTTCTCCAGCGAAGCCATACGCGAGATATACCGGGTCAGCCCGGACGAGGTGCGCGATGATGCCTCCAAGGTATTTGCCATACTGCATCCGGACGATTACGACGGTATCGTCGAATCCATCCAGTCCTCTGCGCGAAACCTGACCGTCTGGCATCACGAATACCGCGTGAGATTCGAGGATGGCACCGAGCGCTGGCTGCTCGGCAACGCGACTCCGCAGCGGGAAGAGGACGGGTCGACGTTATGGCACGGTTTCATCACCGACGTCACCGAACGAAAACGCACCGAACAGCAGGTACAGCGACTGGTGCGCGAACAGAAAGCGATGCTGGAAAACGACCTGATCGGCATCGTCAAGGTCAAGAACCGCATCATCGAATGGGCCAATCCGTCTTTCGAAAAGATGATGGGATATGGCATCGGCGAGGTCTACGGCACCTCTACCCGTCAATATTTTGTCAGCGAGGGAGCCTACCACTCGCTCGGTGCCGAAGCCTATCCTGTGCTGAATATGGGAGGCATCTACCGCACCCAGATCGAGCAGCAGCGCAAGGATGGAAGCGCGATCTGGGTGGACATGAGCGGGACCATGCTGGATGCTGCAACAGGCAATTCGCTGTGGGCGTTTGTCGACATCACCGAGCGCAAACTGGCGGAAGACCAGATCCATCATCTGGCTTTTTATGATGCATTGACCCAGCTGCCCAACCGCCGTTTATTCTACGATCGCCTGGAGCAATCCATGGCCGCCGGCAAGCGCAGCGGCAAGTTCGCCGCGATATTGATGCTCGACCTGGACAACTTCAAGGTGCTCAACGATACCCATGGACATATCGCTGGTGACCTGCTGCTGGCCGAAGTGGCGACCCGCCTGAAAAGATGCGTTCGTGCCATGGACACCATCTCCAGATTCGGCGGCGACGAGTTCGTGATATTGCTCAATGAACTCGATAGCGACGAGACTGAGTCGATCGCCCAAGCCAGGCATGTGGCAGAAAAGATCCGCGCCAGTCTGGCGGAACCGTACCGGCTGGTCGTCAAGAACGACAGCAATGCCGACCGGCTTATTCAACACCACAGCACGGCGAGTATCGGCGTGAAGGTCTTCCTCAACCATGAGGAAAACCGGGAACAGCTGTTAAGACGCGCCGATGTCGCGATGTATCAGGCAAAGGATGCCGGACGCAACCGGATCCACATCTACGGTTCGGGCGGCTGA
- a CDS encoding metallophosphoesterase, whose amino-acid sequence MLIFLSVALFIYASMHLYAFGKVWLAFPPHSFGFALTLTLAGILLTSSPLIVWFLERQSWHRATVVTAWVSYTWMGFLFLFICIGLLFDLAHALARLFDLKWPLNDIVSLRTKGLLALALLGYGFIEAQLLQVEKFDIATPKLAAGHITIAQISDLHLGIMQGDGAIDRIVDKLRELKPDIVVATGDIVDGQGDDFEGMSSHFRAYTPPLGAYAVIGNHETYAGLKDSLRFLRNSGFTVLRGGSVRTGGIVLTGIDDPSVMSSGQQARPDTKPALASTTPDDFIVLLKHQPEVDNYTPFDLQLSGHIHGGQIFPFVYLTQLTYHVHTGLTELANGQRLYVSRGAGTWGPPIRLFAPPEITLITIASTNK is encoded by the coding sequence ATGCTGATCTTCCTGAGCGTGGCTTTATTCATCTACGCTTCCATGCACCTGTATGCGTTCGGCAAGGTGTGGCTGGCTTTCCCTCCGCATTCGTTCGGGTTCGCCCTGACGCTGACGCTGGCCGGCATCTTGCTGACCAGTTCCCCGCTGATCGTCTGGTTCCTGGAAAGGCAAAGCTGGCATCGCGCCACTGTCGTCACCGCCTGGGTGAGCTACACCTGGATGGGATTCCTGTTCCTGTTCATCTGCATCGGACTGCTGTTCGATCTTGCGCATGCATTAGCCAGGCTGTTTGACCTCAAATGGCCGCTGAACGACATCGTGTCGCTGCGCACCAAAGGCCTGCTCGCACTGGCCTTGCTGGGCTATGGGTTCATCGAGGCACAGCTATTGCAGGTTGAGAAATTTGACATCGCCACACCCAAACTTGCTGCCGGACACATCACCATCGCGCAGATATCCGACCTGCACCTCGGCATCATGCAGGGAGATGGCGCGATTGATCGCATCGTCGACAAGCTGCGCGAACTGAAGCCCGACATCGTGGTGGCGACCGGCGACATCGTCGACGGTCAAGGCGATGACTTCGAGGGCATGTCCAGCCATTTCCGTGCCTACACGCCGCCGCTCGGTGCCTACGCCGTCATCGGCAACCATGAGACCTATGCCGGATTGAAAGACTCATTGCGCTTCCTGCGCAACTCAGGCTTTACCGTTTTGCGCGGCGGTTCGGTCAGGACAGGCGGCATCGTGCTGACTGGGATCGATGATCCCAGCGTGATGTCCTCGGGCCAGCAAGCCAGGCCCGATACCAAACCGGCGCTTGCCTCCACTACCCCGGACGATTTCATTGTCCTGCTCAAACACCAGCCCGAGGTGGATAACTACACGCCGTTCGACCTGCAACTGTCCGGGCATATCCATGGCGGTCAGATATTCCCGTTCGTCTACCTGACGCAACTGACCTATCACGTGCACACCGGCCTCACCGAACTGGCCAATGGCCAGCGTCTCTATGTCAGCCGCGGTGCGGGCACCTGGGGACCGCCGATACGCTTGTTCGCACCGCCCGAGATCACGCTGATCACCATAGCGAGCACGAACAAATGA
- a CDS encoding PilC/PilY family type IV pilus protein, with protein MNTIRSLLALMLIVLLGNPAPGMAEDIDLYSSAASVTGTDLPNVLFIMDNAANFNASAPDCNYSDTGGSPSLGNTSGGIEQCALVNAINALPLQSNGKAVVNIGIMVYNKTGMSTLYGCNASAVGGCLMTPLTPMTAAGKAAIVSAIKAWTSGNMQSNNEATAQAMQEAWAYYAGKTGMSGTTYTSPALAGCQKNYVIFIGNAINNSGSPGDASATPGTQLSTTINGNAALTATQKSMLNGVIQIPSGAYGTSAFTCSPNPYTMGNTHTDPSGLYADEWARYMYYTDLKTGVMPARRKIITYTVGVLSNACKSAYPALLTSMAIHGGGKYFPTGNADDIKQAILRVLNEVQAVNSVFSSSSLPVSVNSQGTYLNQVFMGMFRPDASGTPRWKGNLKQYQFAYDPTTKQIFLADATGTAAISAAGTGFLSPNAASFWSCSNSANTTINVTPYNLAPYSNTSICNTDPAVGYWANSPSSVGLSWDLPDGEVVEKGGAAQMLRLANLTDTYTTAPGSATNPRNLYTYCPAGTGCVAALPDVSNAFDTSNANITDAQLGTGSVAISSITSATTQAGGGANAGGSGTPATVSITSLFKSGNTVTATVSAIDLAKLAVGTQLKIATGATKYDCNPCTVTAKGASTFTYTNAGGAGAPALPSTAAVFSNYFWIYKVAHGLQVGQTLTISGCTTFTTLNNTVATVAVSPFFAASPNYIDLAVAVPVAATATNDAGCNYTLNTATVTTAAPHGLPAGSVVTISGATPAGYNGTWPIIVTGPSTFTYQYSVAAPLAGFFGAGAIAASSTTTRDALLRWVRGEDNYGDEASLCPPGSTPGMGNCPNPAVNIRPSVHGDVLHSRPVVLNYGGTMIAISGTSDAGTTRTATASATDVANIGATGAQGKVTFANGNVCMVTVATSTTFTYPTAGCGLAGAQTAATASPNVVVFYGDNDGAFHAVNGNQVNPAGSTMPNPGNELWGFVPSEFFGKLKRQHDNSPVLLMPSTLPGIVPAPQRKDYFVDGPTGVYQAIDGLGRTTAAYLYLAMRRGGRFIYALDVSNPNNPKFLWKHSNTDAGFGELGQTWSLPKVARVTGYPNPVLIFGAGYDNVAEDAEAPLADTMGRGIFILDATTGALVWSATPGVPTFACTTSQCQLQVAAMQYSIPSDITLLDRNRDGKIDRLYVGDVGGNVWRVDLEPTGGNTPNFWQVEKLAALGCNTGTCAAGTTPRKILYPPEVITTKTYDAVFTATGDREHPLYSDPALYPQKACAVTNRAYLLKDPAIGMDGSGTTTITEQPGTTANLFDATSFAYNGTLSGYFITFNTCEKAVNAPLVTAGYIYFGTNTAEAPNNQLCEETLGEATGYKLTPFTGKYFNGEFEGGGLPPSPVSGIVNITDAAGKTMQVPFCIGCGGGEDNSFNSGCSGESALAGCKPAINVSTSRSRTYWYIKDK; from the coding sequence ATGAATACGATACGATCCTTGCTGGCTTTAATGCTCATCGTCTTGCTGGGCAATCCTGCACCCGGCATGGCCGAGGACATAGATCTGTACAGCTCCGCTGCAAGCGTGACGGGAACGGATCTTCCCAATGTGTTGTTCATAATGGATAACGCGGCCAACTTCAATGCCAGCGCACCCGATTGCAATTACAGCGACACCGGCGGTTCGCCCAGCCTGGGCAACACCTCCGGCGGCATAGAGCAATGCGCGCTGGTCAACGCGATCAATGCGTTGCCGTTGCAATCTAACGGCAAGGCAGTGGTCAACATCGGCATCATGGTCTACAACAAGACCGGGATGAGCACCCTGTACGGCTGCAATGCAAGCGCCGTCGGCGGTTGCCTGATGACCCCGCTCACCCCGATGACCGCTGCGGGCAAAGCCGCCATCGTCTCCGCCATCAAGGCGTGGACTTCCGGCAACATGCAGTCCAATAACGAGGCGACCGCACAGGCCATGCAGGAAGCCTGGGCCTACTATGCCGGCAAGACAGGCATGTCCGGTACGACATATACCTCGCCTGCGCTTGCCGGTTGCCAGAAGAACTATGTCATCTTCATCGGCAATGCCATCAACAACTCGGGTTCGCCCGGCGATGCCAGCGCCACACCGGGTACACAGCTGAGCACCACGATCAACGGCAATGCCGCGCTCACCGCTACGCAGAAATCGATGCTTAACGGCGTCATCCAGATTCCCTCCGGCGCATATGGCACCAGCGCATTCACCTGTTCGCCCAATCCTTACACCATGGGCAACACCCACACCGATCCGTCCGGCCTGTATGCCGACGAATGGGCGCGCTACATGTACTACACCGATCTGAAAACCGGTGTCATGCCCGCCAGGCGAAAGATCATCACTTACACGGTCGGTGTATTGAGCAATGCCTGCAAGTCGGCCTACCCGGCGCTGCTCACCAGCATGGCGATCCATGGCGGCGGGAAGTATTTTCCCACCGGCAATGCGGACGACATCAAACAGGCCATATTGCGGGTGCTCAATGAGGTGCAGGCAGTCAACAGCGTGTTCTCTTCCTCCAGCCTGCCCGTCAGCGTCAACAGTCAGGGCACCTACCTGAACCAGGTTTTCATGGGCATGTTCCGCCCCGATGCCTCGGGCACCCCCAGGTGGAAGGGCAACCTCAAGCAATACCAGTTCGCTTATGACCCGACCACCAAGCAGATATTCCTGGCCGACGCCACAGGCACCGCAGCCATCAGCGCGGCGGGCACCGGCTTCCTTTCGCCGAATGCAGCCAGCTTCTGGAGCTGCTCGAATTCCGCGAACACGACCATCAACGTGACGCCTTACAATCTGGCACCGTATAGCAACACATCCATCTGCAATACGGACCCCGCTGTCGGCTACTGGGCGAACAGCCCGAGCAGCGTGGGACTCTCATGGGACCTGCCCGACGGTGAAGTGGTGGAGAAGGGCGGTGCGGCGCAGATGCTGCGTCTGGCCAATCTGACCGACACTTACACCACGGCACCCGGCAGCGCCACCAACCCGCGCAATCTGTACACCTATTGCCCAGCGGGGACGGGTTGTGTCGCTGCCTTGCCGGATGTCTCCAATGCTTTTGATACCTCGAATGCCAACATCACCGATGCTCAGCTGGGCACGGGCTCGGTGGCGATCAGCTCCATCACCAGCGCCACCACGCAAGCGGGTGGGGGGGCGAACGCCGGCGGAAGCGGTACACCGGCAACGGTTTCGATCACCTCACTTTTCAAGTCTGGCAATACCGTGACTGCCACCGTGTCTGCGATCGACCTGGCGAAATTGGCTGTCGGCACGCAACTCAAGATAGCGACCGGTGCGACGAAGTACGATTGCAATCCCTGCACGGTGACCGCGAAGGGCGCCAGCACGTTCACCTACACTAACGCGGGTGGAGCGGGGGCGCCGGCCCTGCCGTCCACGGCAGCCGTTTTTTCCAACTATTTCTGGATATACAAAGTCGCTCACGGCCTGCAAGTTGGACAGACACTGACCATCTCCGGCTGCACCACATTCACGACACTGAACAACACTGTTGCAACGGTTGCGGTCTCTCCATTTTTTGCCGCCTCGCCCAACTACATCGACCTTGCCGTGGCTGTGCCTGTCGCTGCGACGGCGACGAATGATGCCGGCTGCAATTACACGCTGAACACCGCGACCGTCACCACGGCGGCGCCGCACGGCTTGCCTGCCGGGTCGGTCGTCACCATCAGTGGAGCGACACCTGCCGGCTACAACGGTACATGGCCCATCATCGTCACGGGTCCATCCACCTTCACTTACCAGTATTCTGTTGCCGCACCGTTGGCCGGTTTCTTTGGCGCAGGTGCGATCGCCGCCAGCAGTACCACCACCCGCGATGCCCTGCTCAGATGGGTGCGCGGCGAAGATAATTACGGCGACGAGGCCAGCCTCTGTCCGCCGGGCAGCACTCCGGGGATGGGCAATTGTCCCAATCCGGCGGTGAACATCCGTCCTTCGGTGCATGGCGATGTACTGCACTCGCGTCCGGTGGTGCTCAACTATGGCGGCACGATGATCGCCATCAGCGGGACTTCCGATGCCGGTACCACCCGCACCGCGACTGCTTCGGCAACGGACGTGGCGAATATCGGTGCGACCGGCGCCCAGGGAAAGGTCACGTTCGCCAACGGCAATGTCTGCATGGTGACGGTCGCCACGAGCACCACGTTCACTTATCCCACTGCAGGCTGCGGGTTGGCCGGTGCCCAGACCGCGGCGACCGCATCCCCCAACGTGGTCGTGTTCTATGGCGACAACGATGGCGCATTCCATGCCGTCAACGGCAATCAGGTGAACCCCGCGGGAAGCACGATGCCCAATCCGGGCAATGAACTGTGGGGTTTCGTCCCGTCCGAGTTCTTCGGCAAGCTCAAGCGGCAGCACGACAACAGTCCGGTACTGCTGATGCCTTCCACTCTGCCCGGCATCGTTCCGGCACCGCAAAGAAAGGATTATTTTGTCGATGGCCCGACTGGCGTATACCAGGCGATCGATGGCTTGGGCAGGACCACAGCGGCTTACCTGTATCTCGCCATGCGTCGTGGCGGACGTTTCATCTATGCGCTGGATGTGAGCAATCCGAACAATCCGAAATTCCTGTGGAAGCACAGCAACACGGATGCGGGCTTTGGCGAGCTCGGGCAGACCTGGTCGCTGCCCAAGGTCGCACGCGTCACCGGCTATCCCAATCCGGTGCTGATCTTCGGCGCAGGCTATGACAATGTCGCCGAGGATGCGGAAGCGCCTTTGGCCGACACCATGGGACGCGGGATATTCATCCTGGATGCAACGACCGGTGCGCTCGTATGGAGCGCGACACCCGGTGTTCCCACTTTCGCCTGCACCACGTCGCAATGCCAGCTTCAGGTTGCTGCGATGCAATACAGCATCCCCTCCGACATCACCCTGCTGGACAGGAACCGCGACGGCAAGATCGACCGGCTGTATGTGGGCGACGTGGGCGGCAACGTGTGGCGCGTGGACTTGGAACCGACCGGCGGCAACACGCCCAATTTCTGGCAGGTGGAAAAGCTGGCTGCGCTCGGGTGCAACACCGGCACATGTGCCGCCGGTACCACGCCGCGCAAGATCCTTTACCCGCCGGAGGTGATCACGACCAAGACTTATGACGCAGTATTCACTGCCACCGGTGATCGCGAGCATCCGCTCTATTCCGATCCGGCCCTGTATCCGCAAAAGGCGTGTGCGGTGACGAACCGGGCCTACCTGCTGAAGGATCCGGCGATCGGAATGGATGGCAGCGGCACGACCACCATCACGGAACAACCGGGAACGACGGCCAATCTGTTCGATGCGACAAGCTTCGCCTATAACGGCACGCTCAGCGGCTACTTCATCACTTTCAATACCTGCGAGAAAGCCGTCAACGCACCGCTGGTGACGGCGGGATACATCTACTTCGGCACGAATACGGCAGAAGCACCGAATAACCAGTTGTGCGAGGAGACCCTGGGCGAGGCGACCGGTTACAAGCTCACGCCATTCACCGGAAAATATTTCAACGGAGAGTTCGAAGGCGGCGGCCTGCCGCCTTCGCCGGTCTCCGGCATCGTGAACATCACCGATGCAGCGGGGAAGACCATGCAAGTGCCGTTCTGTATCGGTTGCGGCGGCGGCGAAGACAATTCCTTCAATTCGGGCTGCAGTGGCGAATCGGCACTGGCCGGATGCAAACCCGCGATCAATGTCTCGACCAGCCGCAGCAGGACCTACTGGTACATCAAGGATAAGTGA
- a CDS encoding PilX N-terminal domain-containing pilus assembly protein: MTLRHKQHGATLLVALVMLVVLTLLVVSAIRSSTTNLRVAGNMQMQGEATASAQQAIEQVISGNFTANPVSAVIPVDINNSGTPQYTAAVSKPACTGSVPLMNSSLDMNNPNDVPCFSSSTASNTGIISTSGVQATSGQSWCFAQQWDIPAEATSVTGTGADVTVHQGVSLRVPAGTTC, translated from the coding sequence ATGACTTTAAGACACAAGCAGCACGGTGCCACTCTGCTGGTAGCCCTGGTCATGCTGGTAGTGCTGACGCTGTTGGTCGTGTCCGCCATCCGCTCCAGCACCACCAACCTGCGCGTTGCCGGCAACATGCAGATGCAGGGAGAGGCTACCGCTTCCGCGCAACAGGCGATCGAGCAGGTCATCAGCGGCAATTTCACGGCCAATCCGGTATCTGCAGTGATCCCGGTGGACATCAACAACTCGGGGACGCCCCAATACACGGCAGCAGTATCGAAACCGGCCTGCACAGGCTCGGTCCCGCTCATGAACAGCAGCCTCGACATGAACAATCCCAACGATGTTCCCTGCTTCAGCAGCAGCACCGCCAGCAACACCGGGATCATCTCCACCTCGGGCGTTCAGGCTACCTCTGGCCAGTCGTGGTGTTTTGCACAGCAGTGGGATATTCCGGCGGAGGCGACCAGCGTCACCGGTACCGGTGCGGATGTGACAGTACATCAGGGCGTATCCCTGCGCGTTCCTGCCGGAACGACGTGTTGA